Proteins from a genomic interval of Medicago truncatula cultivar Jemalong A17 chromosome 3, MtrunA17r5.0-ANR, whole genome shotgun sequence:
- the LOC11406653 gene encoding THO complex subunit 4D, giving the protein MASSLDISLDDRIKSRSNRGRGRGRGKALSGRGSGTLGGGRRTGAVNGRRTSNGGRTGAVRRGPLNVNTRASSYAIAKSIRRPKTLAWQSDLFEDSLRAAGIQGVEADTKLYVSNLDRGVTNEDIRELFSELGELKRYAVHYDKNGHPTGSAEVVYNRRSDAFAALKRYNNVLLDGKPMKIEIVGTNSALPVTARVNVSSMNVSAMNGQRKRTVVMTPRGGRGGGPAMLNRGAGWGRRGGSRGGSGSMRGRGRGRPGRGGGRGRGRKDGVEKSAEQLDKELETYHAEAMQT; this is encoded by the exons ATGGCTTCTTCCTTGGATATTTCCCTTGATGATAGAATTAAGAGCAGAAGTAACAGAGGCAGGGGCAGAGGACGTGGCAAAGCCCTTTCTGGCCGTGGAAGTGGGACTCTAGGAGGTGGAAGGAGGACAGGTGCTGTTAATGGTAGAAGGACTAGTAATGGTGGAAGAACTGGTGCTGTTCGTAGAGGCCCACTTAATGTCAACACTCGCGCGTCATCTTATGCTATTGCCAAG TCTATTCGCAGACCCAAGACTCTTGCATGGCAGAGTGATTTGTTTGAGGATAGCCTTAGAGCTGCAGGAATTCAAGGAGTAGAAGCTGACACTAAGTTGTATGTTTCCAATTTGGATCGAGGAGTGACCAATGAAGACATAAGG GAACTTTTCTCTGAGCTTGGGGAGTTGAAGCGCTATGCGGTTCATTATGACAAAAATGGACACCCAACT GGTTCAGCTGAAGTTGTCTACAATAGAAGAAGTGATGCATTTGCTGCTCTGAAACGATACAACAATGTGCTTTTGGATGGAAAGCCCATGAAGAttgagattgttggaacaaattCAGCATTGCCTGTGACTGCACGGGTGAATGTCTCTTCAATGAATGTCTCTGCAATGAATGGACAGAGGAAGAGGACTGTTGTAATGAC GCCTAGAGGTGGTCGAGGTGGAGGTCCTGCCATGCTGAATCGTGGTGCAGG TTGGGGGCGTCGTGGTGGCTCAAGGGGTGGGAGCGGGAGCATGCGTGGACGTGGTCGAGGCCGTCCTGGCAGGGGTGGAGGTCGAGGTCgtggaagaaaggatggagtTGAGAAGTCAGCTGAGCAGCTTGACAAGGAACTGGAGACCTATCACGCAGAGGCTATGCAAACATGA